A part of Armatimonadota bacterium genomic DNA contains:
- a CDS encoding NADH-quinone oxidoreductase subunit M, whose translation MNGLPLLNILIFVPIVAGIVLALAPQASKVAQVIGSIVSIGMLVLCGALTKTFIGGGDDFQYRTYANWIPTIGANYFVGVDSVAVWMMLLTAFLTLIAVLISKPAERSNQFFGLLLCLEGTLFGVFSSLDLLLFYTFFELSLIPVALMILGWGSGQKGKSALRYVGVLFAGSLLMLVGITVVGNQATHHTGQPDLNLLHLQQFVKEGLWANSWPLQSLAFWGFMIAFLVKSPVVPMHRWLADTYEDAPIGAIVAGVVLKVGTFGMFRFVLPLFPDACRAYAPIIVGIGVVGIVYGGILAAIQKNPGRLMAFSTVSHVGYILIGLFSLNHYGMMGAAFQQVNHGIAAAAVFVLLSFLYDRTSVRSLDGLGGLKKTMPIFSTLFLVAMLTNLGLPFTSGFVGEILALLGAFTAGHAGVNGLTPIFAYIATGGAVLSAGYLLYMYQRMFYGKRAEGSEPLRDLNPREMLIGTVFAVIILVLGILPMTMLRSLEPRVQTIQAMTEAQKPAEIIVAKPTNPDLMALKSQTEEPR comes from the coding sequence ATGAACGGACTTCCTCTCCTCAATATCCTGATTTTCGTTCCGATCGTCGCGGGCATCGTTTTGGCGCTGGCCCCGCAGGCTTCCAAAGTGGCGCAGGTCATCGGAAGCATTGTTTCGATCGGAATGCTCGTTCTGTGCGGCGCACTGACGAAGACCTTCATCGGCGGCGGAGACGACTTCCAGTATCGAACCTATGCGAACTGGATTCCGACCATTGGGGCGAACTACTTTGTGGGAGTGGATAGCGTCGCCGTTTGGATGATGCTTCTGACTGCGTTTTTGACTTTGATCGCGGTGCTGATTTCCAAACCGGCCGAAAGATCGAACCAGTTCTTCGGGTTGTTGCTTTGTTTGGAAGGGACCCTTTTCGGAGTCTTTAGTAGCCTCGACCTGCTGCTGTTTTACACCTTCTTCGAGTTGAGCCTGATCCCGGTTGCGCTGATGATCCTCGGTTGGGGGTCGGGCCAAAAAGGGAAGTCGGCTCTGCGATACGTTGGTGTGCTCTTTGCCGGTTCGCTTCTGATGCTGGTGGGCATTACCGTCGTCGGCAACCAAGCCACCCATCATACGGGCCAACCGGACCTGAACTTGCTACACCTTCAGCAATTCGTGAAAGAAGGGCTCTGGGCAAATTCGTGGCCGCTCCAATCGCTCGCCTTTTGGGGCTTCATGATTGCCTTCTTGGTGAAATCTCCGGTGGTGCCCATGCACCGATGGCTGGCCGACACCTATGAAGATGCGCCGATCGGAGCGATTGTTGCTGGTGTGGTGCTGAAGGTCGGTACGTTCGGCATGTTCCGCTTTGTGCTTCCGCTCTTCCCGGATGCCTGCCGCGCCTATGCTCCGATCATCGTGGGCATCGGAGTCGTTGGCATCGTTTACGGTGGAATTCTAGCGGCGATCCAGAAGAATCCAGGACGCTTGATGGCCTTTTCGACCGTGAGCCACGTCGGCTACATCCTGATCGGATTGTTCTCCCTCAACCATTACGGCATGATGGGGGCGGCATTCCAGCAGGTGAACCATGGCATCGCGGCGGCGGCGGTTTTCGTCCTGCTCAGCTTCCTTTACGACCGAACATCGGTCCGCTCCCTGGACGGACTTGGCGGCCTCAAAAAGACGATGCCGATCTTTTCGACCCTCTTCCTGGTGGCGATGCTCACCAACTTGGGCCTGCCGTTCACGAGTGGTTTTGTTGGTGAGATCCTCGCCCTACTCGGTGCATTCACTGCGGGCCATGCAGGCGTGAACGGACTGACGCCGATTTTCGCCTACATCGCGACGGGCGGCGCCGTGTTGTCGGCCGGTTACTTGCTGTATATGTATCAGCGGATGTTCTACGGCAAGCGAGCCGAGGGGAGTGAACCTCTGCGCGACTTGAACCCGCGCGAAATGCTGATCGGGACTGTATTTGCCGTCATCATTCTGGTTCTTGGCATCCTGCCGATGACGATGCTACGCTCGCTTGAGCCACGCGTGCAGACGATCCAGGCCATGACCGAAGCGCAAAAGCCAGCCGAGATCATCGTGGCTAAGCCAACCAATCCTGACTTGATGGCATTAAAGAGCCAGACGGAGGAACCGCGATGA
- the nuoL gene encoding NADH-quinone oxidoreductase subunit L — MIWIALGLPVLGALLQTFLGPGLQGTAGGKRILGILAVVPIVLSFLIGAKIAMGMDPSAATVVASVPWIDIKGLTIPFELRIDTLSMTMVLIITGIGSLIHLYSTGYMSEEKDYGRFFAYLNLFIASMLMLVLGNNLLLLFVGWEGVGLCSYLLIGFWYEDLANSRAANKAFVVNRIGDWGLTLGLLLIVATVATHSDQHHLSDTRYLSYDTIFPILRDALTHNVPLATTIGLLLFVGACGKSAQFPLYLWLPDAMAGPTPVSALIHAATMVTSGVVLLNRMHVVYEISTIASMVVCLVGAFTAIFAAIIACGQTDIKKVLAFSTVSQLGYMFIACGVGASWAGMFHVTTHAFFKALLFLGAGAVIHAMAHDQDMRNYGNLKKYLPFTFVTMTIAWLAIAGVPLLSGSYSKEEILGAAFENAAATRYGFNAGQYAGYIGLAAALLTAFYMTRLMMLTFFGKERWMATPDGHEVAAIEEGESHEEMPVDEGHEHEEGEEHHHGLTPSHRPHEVPISMWLPLVILAVLSAGGGWYLSQGERFKNWLAAPTASALDTHEAASYLQQIAIGVAIGGIVLGIFLYFRGLPKTKAKEFFLFRMVRGWVGSQFGYDQAMTTMSVEGGSEIATMLDDGVDERLIGGSGVGIGRLTEFVAGVVRVFQTGIVRMYALSMLVGVVGLALIVIYFFKGGHP, encoded by the coding sequence ATGATTTGGATTGCCCTCGGACTTCCCGTCCTCGGCGCTTTGCTGCAAACCTTTCTTGGCCCTGGCCTGCAAGGGACGGCGGGCGGTAAGCGGATTCTTGGAATCCTTGCCGTGGTGCCGATCGTTCTTTCGTTCCTGATTGGGGCGAAGATCGCGATGGGGATGGACCCCTCGGCGGCAACGGTCGTGGCCAGCGTTCCTTGGATCGACATCAAGGGACTAACGATTCCATTCGAGCTTCGTATCGACACGCTTTCGATGACGATGGTGCTGATCATTACGGGAATTGGATCGCTGATCCATCTGTATTCGACGGGCTACATGTCGGAAGAGAAGGATTACGGCCGATTTTTTGCCTATCTGAACCTCTTCATCGCCTCGATGCTGATGCTGGTGCTCGGCAACAACCTGCTCCTCCTGTTCGTCGGTTGGGAGGGTGTTGGCCTGTGTTCGTACCTGCTGATCGGCTTTTGGTACGAAGACTTGGCGAATTCGCGGGCGGCAAACAAGGCGTTTGTGGTTAACCGCATCGGTGACTGGGGCCTTACCCTTGGCCTGTTGCTGATCGTGGCGACAGTCGCGACCCACAGCGACCAACATCACCTGTCGGATACGCGGTACCTCAGCTACGACACGATTTTCCCGATTCTGCGCGACGCGCTGACACACAATGTGCCGCTGGCCACGACAATCGGCCTGTTGCTGTTCGTTGGAGCATGCGGAAAGTCGGCTCAGTTCCCGCTGTACCTTTGGTTGCCCGATGCGATGGCAGGTCCAACGCCGGTCTCGGCGCTGATCCACGCGGCCACGATGGTCACCTCGGGCGTGGTGCTCCTGAACCGGATGCACGTGGTTTATGAGATTTCGACCATCGCTTCGATGGTGGTGTGTTTGGTGGGCGCGTTCACAGCCATCTTCGCTGCGATCATCGCTTGCGGGCAAACCGACATCAAAAAAGTCTTGGCGTTCTCGACGGTGTCTCAGCTGGGTTACATGTTCATTGCCTGCGGTGTAGGCGCTTCGTGGGCGGGCATGTTCCACGTGACGACGCACGCGTTCTTCAAGGCGCTGTTGTTCCTTGGCGCCGGTGCGGTCATCCATGCGATGGCGCACGACCAGGACATGCGCAACTACGGCAACCTGAAGAAGTACCTGCCGTTCACCTTTGTGACAATGACGATCGCGTGGTTGGCGATTGCGGGTGTGCCGCTTCTGTCTGGGTCGTACTCGAAGGAGGAGATTTTGGGAGCCGCATTCGAAAATGCGGCAGCCACCCGCTACGGATTTAACGCCGGGCAATATGCGGGCTACATCGGATTGGCGGCAGCGTTGCTGACGGCCTTCTACATGACTCGGCTGATGATGCTGACATTCTTTGGGAAAGAACGATGGATGGCGACACCTGACGGGCACGAAGTTGCCGCCATCGAGGAAGGCGAGTCGCACGAAGAAATGCCGGTCGACGAAGGCCACGAGCACGAAGAAGGCGAGGAGCACCATCATGGCTTGACGCCGAGCCATCGCCCGCACGAAGTGCCGATCAGCATGTGGCTGCCGTTGGTGATTCTGGCTGTGTTGAGCGCAGGTGGCGGTTGGTACCTCAGCCAAGGCGAGCGATTCAAGAATTGGCTGGCGGCTCCGACGGCTTCGGCCCTGGATACTCACGAGGCGGCTAGCTACCTCCAGCAGATTGCGATTGGCGTGGCTATCGGCGGTATCGTTCTTGGCATCTTCCTCTACTTCCGTGGCCTCCCCAAGACCAAGGCCAAGGAATTCTTCTTGTTCAGAATGGTTCGTGGCTGGGTTGGTAGCCAGTTCGGCTATGACCAAGCGATGACCACGATGTCGGTCGAAGGCGGCTCCGAGATCGCGACCATGCTAGACGACGGCGTCGATGAGCGGCTGATCGGAGGATCGGGCGTTGGCATCGGCAGGCTGACCGAGTTCGTGGCTGGTGTGGTTCGAGTCTTCCAGACGGGCATCGTTCGTATGTACGCCCTGAGCATGTTGGTTGGGGTGGTCGGACTCGCATTGATTGTGATCTACTTCTTCAAGGGAGGGCACCCATGA
- a CDS encoding PQQ-binding-like beta-propeller repeat protein: MVGVRSFVIASLAMVSGIAAAQFDGPAPLAWRWQQGSPVSPNGSPVVDGNTIYFNLGNRVYAIDQATGNTKWKYPNGAPSPGIFRRAPILVNGVLCSYNDKKEIYGLDPNTGELKWLYQAPYAISGQIVAVGKNIAFAMDGGNLMGVDSGTGNAIYDAPYRILDGIRGPIYSDGRSVVSFFDGRNNLQAIDLASKKVAWRQPFGVAPPDGSMTVSEGYLYVYTGTYMACLNASSGSLRWQKPMSERMIFAPAVGNGMVLAISQQGNAYFYDDGGNIITRKPIELGSQPSVMPTCVGKKFVVPTINGSVQLVSSAGTVDWQYYVRPMNDAARNAGSDSGTTGKGAGPGGFGQGGPGGFGQGGSKASSSTNNDPIVVEQITAPVALCGHTLLVPAEDASLLAFDMNSGVDLIGPEVKQVWPSQGELVSGKSGQEFIFKIEDEASGVNISSVKMDIDGKAYNFDFGRDGYLICQISQFKKNPMIANGRHVVHITASDWMGNQTNLSVTIRVDNALDPLKRPGTEDSTTNGGRPGGKGGKGGFGGGGTGAGAG, translated from the coding sequence ATGGTTGGAGTTCGAAGTTTCGTCATTGCCTCCCTTGCGATGGTAAGCGGCATTGCGGCCGCACAATTCGACGGTCCCGCCCCTCTGGCGTGGAGGTGGCAACAAGGATCGCCGGTTTCGCCGAACGGGTCCCCGGTGGTTGATGGCAATACAATCTATTTCAACCTCGGTAACCGCGTTTACGCGATCGACCAGGCCACTGGCAACACCAAGTGGAAGTATCCGAACGGCGCTCCTTCGCCCGGCATTTTCCGACGCGCACCGATTCTCGTTAACGGCGTTCTCTGCTCCTACAACGACAAAAAAGAAATTTACGGCCTCGACCCGAATACTGGCGAACTGAAGTGGCTGTACCAGGCACCGTATGCGATCTCCGGTCAGATTGTGGCGGTCGGCAAGAATATCGCCTTTGCGATGGACGGCGGCAACCTGATGGGCGTCGATTCTGGCACGGGTAATGCGATCTACGACGCTCCTTATCGAATTCTCGACGGAATCCGCGGACCGATCTACTCCGACGGTCGAAGCGTCGTTTCCTTCTTTGATGGACGCAACAACCTTCAGGCAATCGACCTCGCATCGAAGAAGGTCGCGTGGCGACAGCCGTTCGGTGTCGCACCCCCTGATGGCTCGATGACGGTCTCCGAGGGTTACCTGTACGTTTACACTGGCACCTACATGGCTTGCCTAAACGCCTCGTCGGGGTCCCTTCGATGGCAGAAGCCGATGAGCGAGCGAATGATCTTCGCCCCGGCTGTCGGGAACGGCATGGTCTTGGCGATCAGCCAGCAGGGCAACGCCTACTTCTATGACGACGGCGGCAACATCATCACCCGCAAGCCGATCGAGTTGGGCTCCCAGCCAAGCGTCATGCCGACGTGCGTTGGCAAGAAATTCGTCGTTCCGACCATCAACGGTTCCGTTCAACTCGTCAGTTCGGCGGGAACGGTCGATTGGCAGTACTACGTTCGCCCGATGAACGATGCGGCGCGCAATGCGGGCTCCGACAGCGGCACGACTGGAAAAGGCGCTGGCCCCGGCGGTTTCGGTCAGGGCGGCCCCGGCGGATTTGGACAAGGAGGAAGCAAGGCTAGCTCCTCGACGAATAACGATCCGATCGTGGTTGAGCAGATCACGGCTCCGGTGGCTCTATGCGGGCACACGCTTTTGGTTCCGGCGGAAGATGCAAGCTTGCTGGCGTTCGATATGAACAGCGGCGTCGATCTGATTGGCCCGGAAGTGAAGCAGGTTTGGCCGAGCCAAGGCGAACTCGTTTCCGGTAAGTCTGGTCAGGAATTCATCTTCAAGATTGAGGACGAAGCGTCCGGCGTTAACATTTCCAGCGTAAAGATGGACATCGACGGAAAGGCCTACAACTTTGACTTCGGTCGAGACGGCTATCTGATCTGCCAGATTTCGCAGTTTAAGAAGAACCCGATGATCGCCAACGGACGACACGTGGTTCACATCACGGCTTCGGACTGGATGGGTAACCAAACGAACCTTTCGGTGACGATCCGGGTCGATAATGCGCTGGATCCGCTGAAGCGACCAGGCACAGAAGACAGCACGACTAACGGCGGACGACCGGGCGGCAAAGGCGGCAAGGGCGGCTTCGGCGGAGGCGGAACCGGCGCTGGAGCCGGCTAG
- a CDS encoding NADH-quinone oxidoreductase subunit J — MKITPELIVFAMLAGPAALGAVGVVASKSAVRSALCLVFNFFLLAFLYFSLNMELLGISQIMVYAGAIMVLFVFVIMLLNPKLLEEKRDLKRPIGLLFGFVLFGLLASQILPATINVDAAPVVNQVGSPQLIGDALFTSYVFPFEVVSILLLVGVVGSVFLAKKRTP, encoded by the coding sequence GTGAAGATCACTCCCGAACTGATCGTGTTTGCCATGCTGGCGGGTCCGGCAGCGTTGGGCGCGGTCGGCGTGGTGGCCTCTAAGAGCGCGGTTCGAAGCGCGCTGTGCCTCGTTTTCAACTTCTTCCTGCTGGCGTTCCTCTACTTCAGCCTGAATATGGAGCTTTTGGGTATCTCGCAGATCATGGTGTACGCCGGCGCGATCATGGTTTTGTTCGTGTTCGTGATCATGCTTTTGAATCCGAAGCTGTTGGAGGAAAAGCGGGACCTGAAGCGACCGATCGGATTGCTATTTGGTTTTGTGCTGTTCGGGTTGTTGGCGAGCCAGATTCTGCCCGCAACGATCAATGTCGACGCCGCTCCGGTGGTGAACCAGGTTGGCAGTCCGCAGTTGATTGGCGACGCTTTGTTCACGTCGTACGTGTTCCCGTTTGAAGTTGTGAGTATCTTGTTGCTCGTCGGCGTTGTCGGCTCCGTCTTTTTGGCTAAAAAGAGGACTCCATGA
- a CDS encoding TIM barrel protein — translation MASGNVSLGISWYSVIAAWRRGEMSAGRFIDFAKEVGADGVELLDAFLYEPGEVRDHLPHQAKVDHLLEETKEALARTGLKIHSISVTNDFNHDDTGRLILEREKIRLGIDLAKEIGASVVRVFSGNPTSTDSIDLVRYRTIDALKDLDDASVTLALENHGNVFATPSRLMSILEPLQGRNTGLCFDVGNFLLASVDAVEAARELPAPALIHVKDFRPAEPGVYRSNKGVGYDGCRLGEGVVPIEEALAVLIEKVGEKPIFIDLEMECGEDGVEATRAGMDWLRSKVEAL, via the coding sequence TTGGCCAGCGGTAACGTTTCGCTCGGCATTTCGTGGTACTCGGTGATCGCCGCGTGGCGTCGAGGCGAGATGTCGGCAGGGCGGTTCATCGACTTTGCGAAGGAGGTCGGAGCCGATGGCGTCGAGCTCTTGGACGCTTTCCTCTATGAGCCGGGTGAAGTGCGTGATCATCTACCGCACCAGGCCAAGGTCGACCACTTGCTGGAGGAGACGAAGGAGGCGCTGGCGAGAACCGGCCTTAAGATTCACAGTATTTCGGTGACCAACGACTTCAATCATGACGACACCGGTCGGCTGATTTTGGAGCGGGAAAAAATTCGCTTGGGTATCGACTTGGCGAAGGAAATCGGCGCGAGCGTTGTGAGGGTGTTCTCGGGCAATCCGACATCGACGGATAGCATCGATCTGGTTCGCTACCGCACCATCGATGCCCTTAAGGATCTCGACGATGCGTCCGTGACGTTGGCGCTAGAGAACCACGGTAATGTCTTCGCGACGCCTTCGCGGCTGATGTCCATTCTGGAGCCTCTGCAGGGACGAAACACGGGTCTATGCTTCGATGTTGGGAACTTCCTGCTGGCGAGCGTGGACGCAGTGGAGGCGGCGCGTGAGCTCCCAGCTCCGGCCCTGATCCACGTGAAGGACTTCCGTCCCGCGGAACCCGGCGTTTACCGTTCGAACAAGGGCGTTGGCTACGACGGATGTCGGCTCGGAGAGGGAGTAGTGCCAATCGAAGAGGCGCTGGCGGTACTGATCGAAAAGGTCGGCGAAAAGCCGATTTTCATCGACTTGGAAATGGAGTGCGGCGAAGACGGAGTTGAGGCCACGCGTGCCGGGATGGACTGGCTCCGTTCGAAGGTTGAAGCCCTTTAG
- the nuoN gene encoding NADH-quinone oxidoreductase subunit NuoN: MKPPFNLPAFEFAPMFPYIALAVTGMLGLVLHMVKPKGTSNSLFGWTLACVFVALLSQLGLIGNEYMELEMVFKDKSGILAETLILLSTFVVVLISNPYFKRTRIHCPEFYPLICWASLGGMIMCTSSNLLAIFVGLELLSISLYVLAGMNKRSKFSQEAALKYFLLGAFATGFFLYGIAFHYGASGTLNLDGFSFFKSQANAPYQSLDVFGFVLILVGFSFKCGVAPFHQWIPDVYSGAPTNIVAFMATGAKVGPFIALYHLIAQSAPLQHVAFPACVALSVLSMVVGNAMAFTQSETKKLLAYSSVANAGYIMAFLAALSAARSAANWTLLYFLIGYVFATLGVFIILALAEGDQEGPQTIDSLRGLSKRHPMLAALLVVFVLSQIGIGPVAGFVGKVLIVSDLVRLDQAWLAIVLVANSAFGAFYYFKLVRSAYSEEGETTTGYELSSGAISALAICALVVVGSVIFYAPLVSQLGQR; this comes from the coding sequence ATGAAGCCTCCTTTCAATCTTCCTGCTTTCGAATTCGCCCCCATGTTTCCGTACATCGCCCTGGCGGTGACGGGAATGCTCGGCCTGGTCCTGCACATGGTCAAGCCGAAAGGGACGTCGAATTCGCTGTTCGGCTGGACGCTGGCATGTGTATTCGTCGCCCTGCTCTCGCAGCTCGGGCTGATCGGCAACGAGTACATGGAGCTTGAGATGGTCTTCAAGGACAAGAGCGGAATCTTGGCCGAGACCCTCATTCTGCTGAGCACCTTCGTAGTGGTTCTCATTAGCAATCCATACTTCAAGCGAACTCGGATTCATTGTCCGGAGTTCTATCCGCTCATCTGCTGGGCTTCGCTGGGCGGCATGATCATGTGCACCTCCAGCAACCTGCTGGCGATCTTCGTTGGCTTGGAGTTGCTGTCGATATCGCTTTATGTTCTGGCCGGCATGAACAAGCGGTCGAAGTTTTCTCAAGAGGCGGCGCTGAAGTACTTCTTGCTGGGTGCCTTTGCCACCGGCTTCTTCCTGTACGGAATCGCGTTCCATTATGGGGCATCGGGCACGCTGAACCTGGATGGATTCTCGTTCTTCAAATCGCAGGCGAATGCTCCTTACCAGTCGCTCGATGTTTTTGGCTTCGTGCTGATCCTGGTTGGATTCAGCTTCAAGTGCGGTGTCGCTCCTTTCCACCAATGGATTCCGGACGTTTATTCCGGCGCTCCGACCAATATCGTGGCATTCATGGCGACGGGAGCAAAGGTTGGTCCCTTCATCGCGCTGTACCACTTGATCGCGCAGAGCGCGCCGCTGCAGCACGTTGCTTTTCCGGCCTGCGTCGCCCTGAGTGTTCTGTCGATGGTGGTGGGCAATGCGATGGCGTTTACGCAGTCCGAGACCAAGAAACTACTGGCGTATTCGTCGGTGGCCAATGCTGGCTACATCATGGCTTTTCTCGCGGCTCTTTCGGCCGCTCGTTCGGCGGCTAACTGGACTTTGCTGTACTTCCTGATCGGGTACGTCTTTGCGACGCTCGGCGTGTTCATCATCCTGGCCCTCGCCGAGGGTGATCAGGAGGGACCGCAAACGATCGACTCGCTTCGCGGACTCTCGAAGCGACATCCGATGCTGGCGGCTCTATTGGTTGTGTTTGTGCTTTCGCAGATCGGTATTGGGCCGGTGGCGGGCTTTGTTGGAAAGGTCTTGATCGTGTCGGACCTGGTGCGACTTGACCAGGCTTGGCTGGCCATCGTACTAGTGGCGAACTCTGCGTTCGGCGCGTTCTATTACTTCAAGCTGGTGCGATCTGCCTATTCGGAAGAAGGAGAAACCACGACCGGATACGAACTCTCGTCTGGAGCGATCTCGGCCCTGGCCATCTGCGCACTCGTCGTTGTCGGAAGTGTGATCTTCTACGCCCCCTTGGTTAGCCAACTTGGCCAGCGGTAA
- a CDS encoding glutathionylspermidine synthase family protein, which produces MRRIPIAPRPNWQAKVEEWGLVFHTDEDLVYWNESAYYEFTAREIDELETATNKLHAMCLEAIDHVITEKRYDLFGFSPKVIQAIEWSWEAEPPTLYGRFDFVYDGFHPPKLLEYNADTPTALLEAAVIQWKWLQDLFPHRDQFNSIWEGLVEQWTWLKTNRKLLGSQIHFGHGDLWEDELTVAVLRDTAQEAGLATVSLLMENIGWDHARQWFADENNMKIWTIFKLYPWEWMVKEQFGDLALDNLKDTQWIEPVWKMVLSNKALMALLYELFPSSPYLLPAYLDGPRSMRRYVEKAILGREGANVTIYDGGSVVESRGGDYAASGSLFQEYVEIPNFDGNHPIIGSWIVGEDARGIGIRETDGLITDNMARFVPHLF; this is translated from the coding sequence ATGAGAAGAATTCCGATTGCTCCTCGCCCAAATTGGCAGGCAAAGGTCGAGGAATGGGGCCTCGTGTTCCACACCGATGAAGATCTCGTCTACTGGAACGAAAGCGCTTATTACGAATTTACGGCTCGTGAAATCGACGAACTCGAAACCGCCACCAACAAGCTGCACGCGATGTGCCTCGAGGCCATCGACCACGTCATCACCGAAAAGCGCTATGACCTATTCGGCTTCTCGCCAAAGGTCATTCAGGCGATCGAATGGTCGTGGGAAGCCGAGCCTCCGACCCTTTACGGCAGGTTCGACTTCGTGTACGACGGCTTCCACCCACCCAAGCTCCTGGAATACAACGCCGACACACCGACCGCGCTCCTCGAAGCCGCCGTCATCCAATGGAAGTGGCTGCAAGATTTGTTTCCGCACCGAGACCAGTTCAACTCGATCTGGGAAGGGCTCGTCGAGCAGTGGACGTGGCTGAAAACAAACCGAAAGCTCCTCGGAAGCCAAATCCACTTCGGTCATGGCGATCTCTGGGAAGACGAGTTAACGGTGGCGGTCCTCCGCGATACTGCGCAGGAAGCTGGACTCGCGACCGTCTCCCTGCTCATGGAGAACATCGGCTGGGATCACGCCCGTCAGTGGTTCGCCGACGAGAACAACATGAAGATTTGGACCATCTTTAAGCTCTACCCCTGGGAGTGGATGGTCAAAGAACAGTTCGGCGATCTCGCCCTCGACAACCTGAAGGACACCCAATGGATCGAACCGGTATGGAAGATGGTGCTCTCCAACAAGGCGCTGATGGCCCTCCTTTATGAACTCTTTCCTTCGTCGCCATATCTACTGCCCGCCTATCTGGACGGACCCCGAAGTATGCGGCGGTACGTCGAAAAGGCAATCCTTGGTCGGGAGGGCGCCAATGTCACGATTTACGACGGCGGCTCGGTCGTCGAGAGCCGAGGTGGCGACTATGCGGCATCGGGAAGCCTGTTTCAGGAGTATGTCGAGATTCCGAACTTTGACGGCAACCACCCGATCATCGGAAGCTGGATCGTCGGCGAAGACGCGCGTGGCATCGGCATCCGCGAGACGGACGGCCTCATTACCGACAATATGGCGCGCTTCGTGCCGCATCTCTTTTAG
- the nuoK gene encoding NADH-quinone oxidoreductase subunit NuoK, with protein sequence MNGVPLAAYLGLSMFMFTTGVVGVIIRRNPIVIFMCIELMLNAVNLAFLSFARYRFATEGHTLAQGMSGPMMVIFVMAVAAAEVAVGLGIIMAIYRLKEEVDVDDLNLIKG encoded by the coding sequence ATGAACGGCGTACCGCTAGCCGCCTATCTCGGCCTCAGCATGTTCATGTTCACAACCGGTGTGGTCGGTGTCATTATTCGCCGAAACCCGATCGTGATTTTCATGTGCATCGAACTGATGCTGAATGCCGTCAACCTTGCTTTCCTTTCATTTGCGCGGTACCGCTTTGCAACCGAGGGCCATACGTTGGCACAAGGCATGAGCGGGCCTATGATGGTCATCTTCGTAATGGCGGTTGCGGCGGCAGAAGTCGCGGTTGGCCTGGGCATCATTATGGCGATCTATCGACTGAAGGAAGAAGTCGATGTCGACGATTTGAACTTGATCAAGGGGTAA